The following is a genomic window from Flavobacterium crassostreae.
GGTTTTAGATTGTTGCCTCATGGCACCCAATTTGAAAAAGCCGTACGCTTGTATTTGCCGTATGATACCAAAAATATTCCTCAGGGGTATACCCCAAAAGACATTAAGGTGTTTTATTTTGACGAGAACAAACGTCTTTGGCAAGAAACCACCAAAGACTCATTGGATATTCAGAAAGGAATAATTGTAGCCAAAACCACGCATTTTACCGACTTTATTGCCGGAATTATAAAGATGCCAGAATCTCCAGAAACCTCTGGTTATACCCCAACAAGCATCAAAGACCTCAAAGCAGCAAGTCCGTTGGTAGGCATGCAATCCATTGCGCCACCAACAGCAAATGGAAGAGGGACTGCCAGTACTGGTTTTGCCCTAGAATTGCCTAAAGGAAGAGCAGGCATGCAACCAGCACTAAACCTACAATACGATAGTGATGGTGGCTATAGTTGGGCAGGAATGGGTTGGGATATATCTGCGCCAGCAGTAAGCATTGAAACACGCTGGGGAGCACCAAGATACGATGTAAATCAGGAAACAGAATCCTATTCTATTGCAGGCGAAGCGTTGCTACCCAATACACACCGTGCAACCTGGGTAAGTAGAACCGCAGACAAACAGTTTTATCCAAGACGCGAAGGTGCTTTTCAGCAAATTATTCGTAAAGGATCTTCGCCCAAAAATTATTATTGGATCGTTAGAGACAAAAGCGGTGTAGCCAGTTATTATGGCGGTACCACAGCAGGATTGGCAGACAACAGTATTTTGCAAGATGCCTCTGGCAATGTTGGACATTGGGCATTGAGTATGCAAGTAGATTTGAAAGGAAATAAGGTTACCTATGAATACGACAAAAAAGACGGTGAACTCTATCTTAAAAAAGTATATTATACCGGATTTGGCACACAAAAAGGAAATTATTCTGTAACATTTGTCAAAAACAGTGATTTAGGAGAACCCAACCGCCAGGATACACAAGTATCGGCAAGATTAGGATTCAAACAATGGAACAATCAATTGCTACGAAAAATAGAAGTCCGCTATAAAAACGAAATGGTACGCAGTTACGAATTGAACTATAAAGAAGGAGCCTTCAAGAAAACCCTATTAAAATCAGTTTCGCAGCTAGACGCTAATGGCAACTTGTTTTATACCAATACTTTAGATTATTTTGATGATGTTCGCAATGCAAGTGGCGTCTATACCCCTTTTGAGGAAGAGCAACTTTGGACAGTGCCAAACAATAACATTAAACAAGGATTTACGGGGATAAAAGCGTTTGAAAGCAACCATACCCTTGTAGGAAGTACAACTGCAAAATCTAAAGGAATTAACTATAGAATAGGTGTTGGTCCTCTTAGCGACAGATATAAATACAACACCATTGGAGCTCACGGAGGAAACAATTGGGGAAAATCGGAGACTTTCGTTATGCTACAAGATTTAGATGGGGATGGTTACCCGGATAAAATATTTTTAAAAGATAAGGTGGTGTATTATTGCAAAAATCTAATGGCTACCGTTCCTTTTAGTTTTGATAAACCAATGGTTATAAGTGGTATTAATGACTTAGGAGTCAATAAAACTAAATCCTTTAGCTGGGGTGTAGATGCCACTATTGGCAACGGAGTGGCCTCTGCAAATATTGGGTATGATGAACAGCGTTCAACCAATAGATCCACTAGTTATTTTATGGATTTTAATGGGGATGGTCTACCTGATTTTGTATCTGGAGGAAAAGTACAATACAATCGTATAGTGAATGGTATTCCAACTTTTTTAAGCTCGAGTATAAATACACCATCTCCTGTTTCTGGAAACGGAACCTTAACACTAACAGTACCAGATCGAACTGCCGAACTAAATCAATTGCTGGATAAAAATCCTTTGCATGATGTAGTTCGTGTATGGCAAGCACCTGCAACAGGAAAAATCGTAATCAATCAATGGTATCAATTATTAGAAGATACTTCGCAAGAAAGGCTGGAGTATAAAACAAGGGATGGTTTGGATAAAGCAGATGGTGTGCATTTGTATTTTCAAAAAAACAATAGTCTAATTTGGGACGAAGTGATTTCAGGAACAGATTATGCAATAAAAAACAAACCGGAACAAACTCTTGAAGTTACAAAAGGAGAACGTTTGTATTTTAGGGTCAGTTCTATAAAAGATGGTAATTATGACAAAATAAGTTGGAACCCCAAAATAAGCTACACTGAAGTTGAAAATAAAAATATAGGTTCTGTCTCGCGTGTACCACTTGTTGCAAATAAAAAGGATGCAAATGGTATTTCGCTTAAAGAATTTGATGCTGCTGCTGATTTTTTTGTGAGTCAAGCCAATCCAATTTTAGTCCCAAGTCCAGGGATGGTACAATTTGGTGGGAGTTTTAAAAAACCAGTAACTTCAGATCATGTTACTTTAAAAATTACTAAAAAAGTAATTACTCCTTCGGTGGTTGAAACAGTTTTATATGAACACCAATTTTTGGCTTCAGAAATTGTCAATTTTGATATGGGAACACTTAGCTTTAATATTCCTGAATCCAATGCTTTTGTTACCACTACTTTAAGTTCCAAAACAAATATTGCTGTAAAAGATCTGTCTTTTAATGCTACGCTTTCGTTACCTGCAAGTACCGGAACACTTGTTACAGATAATATCAAGAAAGTAGATATTGGGCATAGTTTCTATTCTAAAATTGATGGCAATTATGTACTAAATGGTTTGATTCCAACCTTGACAGGAAAATTGAATATGTTTGTAGATCCATTAGATTACACTTTGGACTCTTCTGTTAATAGTTTCCTTTATGATGGAAATGTCGTGATAACAGCAAAACAAAACGGTTTGTTGGTTGCTCGTAAAACGTATGCTGTTCAAAATGGTGTTTTGAGCAATACAACCTCTCCTTTTGACCTTTCGTATAATTATGCTACAACTCAAAAAGGGTTTCCAATAGATTTGGAAATTTATGTGAGTGATGTAAAACTAAACAATCTTATTAAATCCTACCCAAATGGACTACTGAAAGTTGTTTGTTATATTGAAAACACGGATAAAGATGAACCAAATTACCCATTTCCATGGGGAGCTAAAACGGATAATTTTTCCATTTTTTCGGATTTAAATGAAACAGAAACAAACTTTAGTTTGCTATATAAAAACTGGGGTCGCTTTGCTATAAACGGAAATCTTGCAGGCAATTTAATAGATCAAACACAGCTCAAGTTTAATAATAACAATGCCATTGACGCAAATAATTTTCCGGATACGTCCACTTTGGATCCAGATGCAATGCCAACTGAATTCGATACCAGCAAACAGTATTTCATTCCTATGACTGCCAGTTATTCTGGTACAATTCTATATGGAGGTGAGGAAACGGCTTTTATTCAGAGAGATATTGTCAGTACAACTCGTTTGGGCGAGGATGATTTTGCTGCTTATACTGATTTTTCTTCTCCTATAATATCCATAACAGGAGGTGAGACCGAAGCTTTGGATATGATTTCCGAAAGTAAGAGTCGTAGTATTGGCGCTGGAGGTGGCAGTAAAATAGGAGCAGGGGCAATAAGTGGCGGTTTATCTGCATCAAAAGGAGATTCTTACGTTGTGCAAACTATGAGTGATATGAACGGAGATCGATATCCAGATTATATTAGAGATGGAAATGTGCAATTTACCACTCCAGTTGGAGGGATAGATAATCTGCTACAAAATGTAGGTAATTTTAGTCATTCCAAAACGACTAGTTTAGGAGGTAGTGCGTCTGGGAGTTATAGCCATGGAGGCCCGCAAAGTTCGGCGAGTATAGATATTAGCAAAAATGGAGTAAAATACAATAGTGCAAAATCAGATGCTGGTGCCGCTGCCGGAAAAGTAGGAGGTACGGTTAGTTTAGGTGGCAATATAGGTTTCTCAAACGATCATTCGACACATATATATTCGGACATTAATGGAGATGGTTTGGCAGATAAAATTCAGGACAATGAGATGGTAGCTCTAAACTCTGGTTATGGTTTTCTACCTGCCGAACCTTGGTCTAACATGAACGTTATTAATAAAGGAAAATCTGTAGATATCGCAGCTAATGCTGGGTATAGTATTTATAATGGTTCCTTCTCTGGTGGATTAAACTATTCGCATACTACTTCTGATAACTCGAATTCTTTTATAGATATTAATTCGGATGGATTGGGTGATAAAATTAGCTATAATGATACGGACGTTTCGATAGAACTGAATTTAGGAAATTCATTTGCACCAGCCATAAAATATCCTCGCTATGAATCAATGACACGAAATACGGCTTCTAGTTACGGGGGTAACGTAGGTTTTTCTATTCCGATCACTGTTGTACTCCTGAAAATTGTACCTAGTTTTGGAGCCTCAGTTGGTACATCTACCTCCCGAACCGAAGCCACTTTTATAGACATGGATGGAGATGGAAACCTGGATTATGTTCTTTCTACAGACGAAGACAAATTGATTGTAAGGCTTTCTAACATCAAAAGAACCAACAAGCTAAAAAGCGTTACCAATGCTGCGGGCAACAGTTATGTAATAGATTATGAGTTACTAAAACCAACCTACCAAAACCCAAATGCCAAATGGGTATTGCAATCGGTGGATGTAAATGATGGACACCAAGGAGACGGAATAGACCACTCGATAGCAAAATTTAAATACGAAAATGGGTTTTATGACCGCCGCGAAAGAGATTTTTATGGATTTGAAAAAATAACCCAACAGCAAATAGATGCTGCAGACAATTCGGTTTTTGCCACTACGGTGCAAGAGTTTTACAACCAGGATTACTTTCGTAAAAACCTATTGAAACGTAGTTACACCTTAGATAAAGACAGCAAAATGCGTCAAGAATCTATAAACGAGTATAGTTTTGTAGACGTGGTCACACAAACAAGTATTCCGGTAGCAGAGCTAAACACAGCATTATGTGATGCCAAACGCATATTTGTAGGCTTGATTCATACCAATCAAAAAATGTATGAGGGTGGGAGTGAGTATTTAGAAACCAATACTTTCAACACTTATGATGCCAAGGGAAACATCACGCAATACGAAGATTTAGGAAACGGCGCAGCGGATGATAAAGTAACCGCAAAAATTAGCTATTACGAAAGTGCTTCGCCTTATTTTGGAGGAATTCCAAAACAATTGGAAGTATTTACAGTAGATGGTTTGCGACGCAAGAGAGCCACCACAATCAATCCGACTACAGCTGAGGTTACACAAATAAAAAATTATAGCGCTGCCGATAAAATTGCCCTTACCGATATTGGTTATGATAGTTACGGCAACCTGCAAAAAATTACAGGTCCTGCCAACTACAAAGACCAGCGCATGACTTTGGAATACAGTTATGATACCGAAAACCATCAATTTATAACCACTATAAAAGATGCCTTTGGGTACCAAAATAAAATGGAATACGACTACCGTTTTGGTAGTCCGCTAAAAACCACCGACAGAAACGACCAAAGCACACTATATACCATCGATGCCGCAGGCCGCCCCGCCACTATACGTGGGCCGTACGAAATTGCCAGTGGCAAGCCGTACACCATTGCCTACGAATATTATCCGACAGCCAAAGTACCTTATGCCAAAACCCGAAATTACGATCCCGAGCTAGACAAAGACATTGAAACCTACACCTATACTGATGGTCTAGGCAGAGCGTTGCAAGTCAAAAAAACAGCAAGTTTATTCACCGCTGCAGGTAGCCCCGATCAGGAAGCGCAAATTGTCTCCGGAAAAGTGCTTTATGACGGATTAGGCAGACCAATTATTAGTTACTACCCAACCACTACCACTACCGTGGATGCTAATTTTAGTACAGCAATTTCGAATGTTACGCCTACCACAACCGAATACGACGAAGTAGGCCGCGCCATAAAAGTTACCTTGCCTGACGGAAGCACCAACACTACGGGTTTCCAGATAGACCAATACAATGGCGTACCCACTATGCTAACCACCCAAACCGATGCATTAAACAACACCGTACAATCCCAAACGGATGTAAAAGGAAGCAACTTGGCGAGCATCCAAAACAATTTGGTAACCAAATTTAGTATCAATGCCTTAGGCGAAACCATACAAGTAACCGATGCGATGGATCATGTTACCAAAAGCACTTACGACTGGCTGGGCAGACGCACTGAATTTTCGCATCCCGATGCAGGTACAACGACAATGGAATATGATTTGGCAGGAAACCTAACCAAACGTGTTACACAAGACATCAAAAACACCGTGCCTAATGGAGGTGCTATCAAATACGAGTACAACTACAACCGATTAGAAACCATAAAATATCCCAAAAACCCACAGAACAACGTACAGTACAATTATGGTAAAGCCGATGGAACTGCTTCGCGCCGAGGCCGATTGTGGTTTGTGCAAGATGCTAGTGGTGGTCAAGAGTTTTTTTATGGAAAGCTAGGCGAAGTAGAGAAAGAAATTAGAACGTTGCGCATCACGCCAACAGACATACAAACCTATATTTCGGAGTTTGAATACGATACCTGGAATCGCATCCAAAAAATGACCTATCCCGACGGCGAAGTGGTGGATTATACCTATAACCGAGCTGGAAACTTGCATAGCATGCAAGGGAAAAAGGAAAGTCATACCTATGATTACATCCAACAATTGGCGTATGATGCATTTGAGCAACGCAAGTATTTAAAATACGGAAACAACACCGAAACCCATTATAATTATGACCCTACCATGCGCCGTTTGCAACAGTTGCAAGTAAACTCAAATTTAGGACGTCAAATCATGAATAACAGTTACAGCTATGATTTGGTAGGCAATGTATTAGGCATAAAAAACACGGCTCCTGTAGTAAACAATACCTTGGGGGGAACCTCGACGCACCAATACGAATACGATTCTTTTTATAGATTAAAAACTGCCAAGGCGGTGTATCAAGGCGAGTTTACTAAGGCGAGTTATGAGCTGAATATGGGCTATAACCACCTGCACAACATTACCAATAAAAACTTGGTACACACTGTAAACAACGAGCAGAAAGGCTATGTTTTGGATTATAATTACGATAATGAACAGCATCCTAATGCGCCATCTTCTATCAACGAAGTGACACAAGCTACCACTGGAGGGATCCGAAATTATGTATACGACGGCAATGGCAATCCAACAAGTTACACGGAGCAACAAAGTTTCAGAAAAATGAGTTGGGACGAAGAAAACCGTCTAATGGGCATCAACGATACCGGAAGAATGCACCAATATACCTATGATGCAGCAGGCGAGCGTGTGATTAAAAGTTCTGGAGATTCTCAAAACGTAGCCGTTAACGGACAAACAGCAGCAACCATAGTACATACGGACGATTACACGGGCTATGTGAGTCCGTATTTTGTGATAAGCAAAGGGAAGTTTACTAAGCATTATTTTGAAGGAGCTGGCCGCATTGTCAGCAAATTAGGCAACGGCGCTTTTGCGCAACCCTTGGGTATTACCGCCGGTGGGGTCAATTATACCCAGCGTACTGCCGAACAACAAATGGCTTTGGATGCTTACGTCCGTACTTTGGGTGTGCCTCCAGGGCCACCGACACAACAAGGGATTTATGCCACACCCGAGTTTACAGGCGACCCGTACCCGAGTGATGCTCTTAAAGCAGTAGAAGAAAACCAAGAACCTCCCGAGGGCTGGCCTAGAAATCCTGTTTTTAACGCTCCGGGCGATGTTCCAGGGCCTCCGGTGCAATTTGGGGATCCTGTAAAACCCAGTACCGTTAGGGCAGGCGAAGGATTTACGGGTATTGGTTTGCCAGAAAAAGATATTTTTTATTTTCATCCCGATCATTT
Proteins encoded in this region:
- a CDS encoding SpvB/TcaC N-terminal domain-containing protein translates to MKNKIIILVLLVSSFLFAVNFEKEIIMASLSSNFLKKDTKVIAVDPVRISSNETSKSKVFQADIQEGFIGDQNLLDTDDAYDNVFHLDIKTLPTATESAYLEYELYGHKLSASISRSLNNQASIGGQFLTPNKNWSLQSELLSPKALRQGDNVLLFTAPAGISNGYKIKKVRIVYKPLAVATKYTLLKWDTKRYIKGTIASSDLQKMTIGGVAVNLEQPEFELLLDSKNVGTDQGILVIKETTKGVRTQEILNESSFLQVTSFRSLEKAKESKSKTIDFKTTNTLVHKNFTAVFPEGALKTNLKVSVSSLRKIDVAPLNSAMVNVTASQAGFRLLPHGTQFEKAVRLYLPYDTKNIPQGYTPKDIKVFYFDENKRLWQETTKDSLDIQKGIIVAKTTHFTDFIAGIIKMPESPETSGYTPTSIKDLKAASPLVGMQSIAPPTANGRGTASTGFALELPKGRAGMQPALNLQYDSDGGYSWAGMGWDISAPAVSIETRWGAPRYDVNQETESYSIAGEALLPNTHRATWVSRTADKQFYPRREGAFQQIIRKGSSPKNYYWIVRDKSGVASYYGGTTAGLADNSILQDASGNVGHWALSMQVDLKGNKVTYEYDKKDGELYLKKVYYTGFGTQKGNYSVTFVKNSDLGEPNRQDTQVSARLGFKQWNNQLLRKIEVRYKNEMVRSYELNYKEGAFKKTLLKSVSQLDANGNLFYTNTLDYFDDVRNASGVYTPFEEEQLWTVPNNNIKQGFTGIKAFESNHTLVGSTTAKSKGINYRIGVGPLSDRYKYNTIGAHGGNNWGKSETFVMLQDLDGDGYPDKIFLKDKVVYYCKNLMATVPFSFDKPMVISGINDLGVNKTKSFSWGVDATIGNGVASANIGYDEQRSTNRSTSYFMDFNGDGLPDFVSGGKVQYNRIVNGIPTFLSSSINTPSPVSGNGTLTLTVPDRTAELNQLLDKNPLHDVVRVWQAPATGKIVINQWYQLLEDTSQERLEYKTRDGLDKADGVHLYFQKNNSLIWDEVISGTDYAIKNKPEQTLEVTKGERLYFRVSSIKDGNYDKISWNPKISYTEVENKNIGSVSRVPLVANKKDANGISLKEFDAAADFFVSQANPILVPSPGMVQFGGSFKKPVTSDHVTLKITKKVITPSVVETVLYEHQFLASEIVNFDMGTLSFNIPESNAFVTTTLSSKTNIAVKDLSFNATLSLPASTGTLVTDNIKKVDIGHSFYSKIDGNYVLNGLIPTLTGKLNMFVDPLDYTLDSSVNSFLYDGNVVITAKQNGLLVARKTYAVQNGVLSNTTSPFDLSYNYATTQKGFPIDLEIYVSDVKLNNLIKSYPNGLLKVVCYIENTDKDEPNYPFPWGAKTDNFSIFSDLNETETNFSLLYKNWGRFAINGNLAGNLIDQTQLKFNNNNAIDANNFPDTSTLDPDAMPTEFDTSKQYFIPMTASYSGTILYGGEETAFIQRDIVSTTRLGEDDFAAYTDFSSPIISITGGETEALDMISESKSRSIGAGGGSKIGAGAISGGLSASKGDSYVVQTMSDMNGDRYPDYIRDGNVQFTTPVGGIDNLLQNVGNFSHSKTTSLGGSASGSYSHGGPQSSASIDISKNGVKYNSAKSDAGAAAGKVGGTVSLGGNIGFSNDHSTHIYSDINGDGLADKIQDNEMVALNSGYGFLPAEPWSNMNVINKGKSVDIAANAGYSIYNGSFSGGLNYSHTTSDNSNSFIDINSDGLGDKISYNDTDVSIELNLGNSFAPAIKYPRYESMTRNTASSYGGNVGFSIPITVVLLKIVPSFGASVGTSTSRTEATFIDMDGDGNLDYVLSTDEDKLIVRLSNIKRTNKLKSVTNAAGNSYVIDYELLKPTYQNPNAKWVLQSVDVNDGHQGDGIDHSIAKFKYENGFYDRRERDFYGFEKITQQQIDAADNSVFATTVQEFYNQDYFRKNLLKRSYTLDKDSKMRQESINEYSFVDVVTQTSIPVAELNTALCDAKRIFVGLIHTNQKMYEGGSEYLETNTFNTYDAKGNITQYEDLGNGAADDKVTAKISYYESASPYFGGIPKQLEVFTVDGLRRKRATTINPTTAEVTQIKNYSAADKIALTDIGYDSYGNLQKITGPANYKDQRMTLEYSYDTENHQFITTIKDAFGYQNKMEYDYRFGSPLKTTDRNDQSTLYTIDAAGRPATIRGPYEIASGKPYTIAYEYYPTAKVPYAKTRNYDPELDKDIETYTYTDGLGRALQVKKTASLFTAAGSPDQEAQIVSGKVLYDGLGRPIISYYPTTTTTVDANFSTAISNVTPTTTEYDEVGRAIKVTLPDGSTNTTGFQIDQYNGVPTMLTTQTDALNNTVQSQTDVKGSNLASIQNNLVTKFSINALGETIQVTDAMDHVTKSTYDWLGRRTEFSHPDAGTTTMEYDLAGNLTKRVTQDIKNTVPNGGAIKYEYNYNRLETIKYPKNPQNNVQYNYGKADGTASRRGRLWFVQDASGGQEFFYGKLGEVEKEIRTLRITPTDIQTYISEFEYDTWNRIQKMTYPDGEVVDYTYNRAGNLHSMQGKKESHTYDYIQQLAYDAFEQRKYLKYGNNTETHYNYDPTMRRLQQLQVNSNLGRQIMNNSYSYDLVGNVLGIKNTAPVVNNTLGGTSTHQYEYDSFYRLKTAKAVYQGEFTKASYELNMGYNHLHNITNKNLVHTVNNEQKGYVLDYNYDNEQHPNAPSSINEVTQATTGGIRNYVYDGNGNPTSYTEQQSFRKMSWDEENRLMGINDTGRMHQYTYDAAGERVIKSSGDSQNVAVNGQTAATIVHTDDYTGYVSPYFVISKGKFTKHYFEGAGRIVSKLGNGAFAQPLGITAGGVNYTQRTAEQQMALDAYVRTLGVPPGPPTQQGIYATPEFTGDPYPSDALKAVEENQEPPEGWPRNPVFNAPGDVPGPPVQFGDPVKPSTVRAGEGFTGIGLPEKDIFYFHPDHLGSTSYISSGNGSISQHVEYIAFGEVLFEEHSSSFSSPYLFNGKELDRETNLSYYGARYLDMKTSLWLSVDPAAEEYADIGSYVYCVNNPLNAVDPDGRRVYFVAGAGNDPASQGWNYKKRFKKIWEAKGIKNVKLMNVSHGKTGDMMFADTYRHYSKIKGTDTKITSKMIDKAVKGIIKDLTNNPLPEGEQLNLTGYSYGSVLQAHVAIALADKGFNIDNLSLIASPIPDDSDLMKTLNEYKDAGKIGGIQRIDIKGDNFSNPKTNWEYLQGIYEAGTQGDAHPHFDLARPGKEADKKIGEAADKLKTEGVN